The bacterium region GCTATCATCTTAAAATCGTATTTTCGAATCAAGATCTAATGAAAAGTTTATTGTCATTGTTTTGTCACCAGGGCTGAAAAAAATACTTCTCAGTGTTGACCTGGCCGATTTTTTCCGTAAAAAAGTCTTCAGCATTTTCACTTTAAAGGATCTCGAGCATAATGAAAAAACTAATTCTCTCTGGACTAATAATTAGTATCACAAATCCCTCAGTCACTTTTGCCGATGAGCAAAAGCAAAATGATCAAAATATTGAGATTGTCGTAACCGCAAGTCGTGGCGCTGAGGAGGATAAACTTAGCGTGCCTCAAACAATCGAATCAGTTTCGCGCGATAGCTTAGACATTAACGAATACTCTGACATAGATGACAGTGTGCGCAGGTTGCCGAACGTCGCGCTTGCACCAGCAGAAGGTAATCCTAATTTTTGGCAGGAAGGTTTCACCATCCGCGGTCTTGGCGCGCAGCGTGTCTTGACCCTCTCTGATGGAGTGCGTCAAGCTGGGCAAGGCATTGGCTACGGTGGAGGAAATCTAAGTCTCTACGATCCATTTCAAATTGAGCGTATTGAAGTTTTGCGTGGACCAAGTTCTGTGATGTATGGGACAGATGCTTTTGGTGGTGTCGTTAATATCATCAACCGCAAACCAACTGAGCGGACGGATGCTGGGGCAAATGCTGCGGTGCGGTACACCTATGATGGATCATACAACCGCAATCGTGCCGGCGCATACCTTGACTTTGGGAATGACAAAATCCAGACAATTCTTGGCGGAGGCTTTACTGATTCGGGAGAACCAAACCTTCCCGATGACGAAGATCCAAGAAGTGGCTCTTATGAAAGCACTAACTTCTGGGGCACAACGAATGTTAAACTCTCCGAGAAAGCAACTTTGAGTTTTACAGGCTCAGCCAATCTAAACGATGATATCTTGGTGCTTGATTCTGTAATCGTGCTCCCGATTGCGAAATTTGGCCCTCCAGGTTCAGCAGAAAATATTTTCTCTCCAATGTATTTTAATATTGAAGAGTACAATCGCACTTTAGCTGGAGTGAAACTTTCGGTAGAAGACTTGACTGATACTCTAAAGACTTTTGAATCAGGCTTTCATTGGCAGGGCTTAACTCGTAAGTTCCACCGTGAAACAGCTTTTTATCCTAACTTTGGACCTGGGTTTTCTGGTCCTCCACTCTTTGTTGATCCAACTGCAACAGTTGCAACCTCAGTTGTTGATACGGATGACGAAGCAAATACATACGAATGGCAAAATCAGGCTGAATTTGCATTGGGAAGCCATACCCTACGTGCTGGGCTAGACGTTGGTTTCGATACATCGGAACTTCCTGAAACAGAGTCCCAGCAAGTTGTCGCTCGTGCTGGGATTGGGCACAGTCGAGAACATCTAACTAC contains the following coding sequences:
- a CDS encoding TonB-dependent receptor; the protein is MKKLILSGLIISITNPSVTFADEQKQNDQNIEIVVTASRGAEEDKLSVPQTIESVSRDSLDINEYSDIDDSVRRLPNVALAPAEGNPNFWQEGFTIRGLGAQRVLTLSDGVRQAGQGIGYGGGNLSLYDPFQIERIEVLRGPSSVMYGTDAFGGVVNIINRKPTERTDAGANAAVRYTYDGSYNRNRAGAYLDFGNDKIQTILGGGFTDSGEPNLPDDEDPRSGSYESTNFWGTTNVKLSEKATLSFTGSANLNDDILVLDSVIVLPIAKFGPPGSAENIFSPMYFNIEEYNRTLAGVKLSVEDLTDTLKTFESGFHWQGLTRKFHRETAFYPNFGPGFSGPPLFVDPTATVATSVVDTDDEANTYEWQNQAEFALGSHTLRAGLDVGFDTSELPETESQQVVARAGIGHSREHLTTTERVRADAEQVRIGLFAQDTFSLENLAALQLQPGVRVDSISVDDTISDYSEDEIGVSGSLGALYKLNSEHSLYSTLATGYRVPDLGERFQDAIVNLGVPTRVIGKEDLDPERSYSLELGGKGRSENTEYGIAGFYNYVNDFIGRKPIGLVQGYVTEQYDNEGLVRLYGVEGSVDHKLNDYFKFYAAAGRTWTSEEEIVNVPDWTFNYGPEVNLPVNRLGLEAMRVALNLRTVLESEDNIPNPGRDKFDADGFTVADLMFNFDLAEMHQVKGSILAGVKNLFDETYQEPFFPQNQPGRAFYVGTQFNF